GGCTCGCGGGTCGCGAGCTGCTCGGCGACCCGGTCGGCCCAGCCACGCACGCCGTTCGGAGCGGCCGGGTCCTCGTCCCCGACGCCCTCGGTGAACGAGTCACCTAGGCTGACTAAGCGCTTGCTTTGCATGGCCCGATCATAACCACCGCGTTGCCGGACGCGCCGCTGGGCTCGTCGGCGAACCGGAGCGGTTCACCAACGAGCCCAGCACGGCCCACTTCGGTTATTCGATCGGGAAATCGAAATAGGTGTCGGGGTGCGGCTCGTCCTTCAGCGTGTAGTGCCACCACTCGCTGTCGTACCGGCTGAACCCGGAATCCTCCATGACGGAACAAAGGTGAGCACGGTTGCGCGTTTCGTCCGCCGTGATTCCCTCGGCTCCGTGGTGGGAGATCGGGTCCATGACATCGTGGTCACCGCCCATGAGGGCGAGTTCCCCGGTGTCGAGGTGGTAGATCGTCAGGTCGACGGTGCTGCCCCGGCTGTGGCCCGACTTGGCGGCGACGTAACCCTGTTCGAACATCTCGGGCCGCTCGATGTTCGGGTAGTGCCGCGCCTTCTTCCGGCCGTCCTCCGGCTCCGTCGACCAGCGCAGGAAATGGTCCACCGCGCGCTGCGGCCGGTAACCGTCCCAGAGGAGCAGGCCGAACCCCAGGGATCCGGCCTTGTCCCGTGCCTTCTCCAGGGCGGCGCACAAAGCCTTCGTGCCGACGATGCGGTTGACGAGATAGCCGTCCACCGGCTTGCCGACGAAGTTGTCCCAGGTGGCGTACTTGGCGTCCCAGCGAATACCGGGTACCAGTTCGTCCACGAAGGCGAAGCCTTCGTTCACTGCAGCTTCCCGGTCAGCGTCAGGGACACGAGCCGGTCGATCACCTCGCCGAGCGGCAGGCCCGCGGCCGCCATCATGCGCGGGTACCGGCTGTAGGAGGTCAGGCCCGGCAGGGTGTTGACCTCGTTGAGGACCACGGATCCGTCTTCCTTGAGGAACAGGTCCACCCGCGCCAGCCCACGGCAGCCGAGGGCGCGGTAGATCTTCTTCGCCGTCTCCTGCACGAGCGCGC
This window of the Amycolatopsis balhimycina FH 1894 genome carries:
- the vanX gene encoding D-Ala-D-Ala dipeptidase VanX translates to MNEGFAFVDELVPGIRWDAKYATWDNFVGKPVDGYLVNRIVGTKALCAALEKARDKAGSLGFGLLLWDGYRPQRAVDHFLRWSTEPEDGRKKARHYPNIERPEMFEQGYVAAKSGHSRGSTVDLTIYHLDTGELALMGGDHDVMDPISHHGAEGITADETRNRAHLCSVMEDSGFSRYDSEWWHYTLKDEPHPDTYFDFPIE